AAGAGCGTTTCACCAACTCTGGCTCCAACTGAATCGTTTCAATCGGTTTGTTCGGCTCTCGAATGCGGGCAAGAAGCTGCTCGACGGCATTTTTGGCGAGACGGGCTTTCGGTTGGTGGATAGTGGAAAGCGGTGGGGCGAGGAATTGGGCGAGTTCAATGTTATCGTAGCCGATGATGGCAATGTCTTGCGGAATGCATAGCCCTGCTTGCCAAATCGCTTGATATGCCCCAATTGCAATGCTGTCGCTCATCGCAAAAATGGCTTGCGGGCGATTGGGCTGGGCGAGCAGCTTACGGGTGGCTTCCACGCCGCCATCGTAGTGGAAGTGGCTTTCGATGATCCATTCAGGGCGGATTTGCAAATTTTTCTCAGAAAGTGACCGCTTGTAGCCTTTCAAACGATTGACGGTGAGCGGTTTTGAGCTTTCGCCTGTGATCACTGCAATATCGGTATAACCTGCATCAATTAACGCTTTTGTTGCAAGATAACCACCAAGTTCGGAATTTTCGTGAATGATATCAGCATTTAACGGCTGTTGCCACCAGTCGATGACCACCATCGGTAACTGCAAATTCGCTAAAATTTCAGGTTCAACATCTTGCGGCTCAGCACACATCAGCAGCAAACCATCGACTTGCTTAGCAAGCAGTCGGTCTAAATGTTTTTTGAGACTTTGGGAGTTGCCGTCGGTATTCACCACAATCAAATGGTAATGATGCCGCTCACAATAACGCTCAACGTGGCGAACGACTTCAGCAAAAAATGGATTACTACTGGCTGTGACCAACATCCCAAGGGTGTTGGTTTCTTTCATTTTCAGGCTACGGGCAACGAGCGACGGTTTGTAGTCTAACTCCTTGATGACTTTCTGCACTTTTTCAGTGATTTCAGGGCTCACAAAACGAGAACCGTTCACCACGTGGGAAACGGTTGAAAGCGAAACTTGTGCAATCCGTGCGATGTCTTTCATTGTTGCCATTAAACATTCCTAAATTTTAGCCTTTAGAATATCGAAACTCTATAGGAAAAGAACCTGATAAACAAGGGAGCTCAAATTAATAAAATACTTACTTTTTAACCTTTCCAATAACGTGATTCATCCATTTCAAAGTTTCCACTAATACCCCAGAAAGTACCTTTATCTAAAGTAATTTTAAATGCTATTGCTTTTTCTTTCGTTGCTTCTACCAGAGATGTTTCAATGAAAGTTACCTTATAAGAGCTATTTGGTTGTCGGACCAATTCACAATTTTCCGCTTCAAAACCAGTTTTTTTCTCAACTTCAACCGTTAAATGCCCACCTTGTTCAATATCAGCCCAAATGAAGAATTCTTCACCAAAGAAACGAAATGATTGAGTACTAAAACTCATTGCTTTTTCAGGATGACGTTGCACCATACCAGCTAAACGATTTTTATCTATATAGGCTAGGCCTAAACCTGTCTCACGCCAGCCCCTATGACGCCCTTTACCGCCAGTATAGTAAATACGATCATCACCAGCTGTCATTGAAGAAGCAAAAATAGTTGCACTATCAAATTCACCCTCAAGATATTTTTCACGTCCTAGTCCAGATGGGATCAAGATATTATTTTCTGGTACGGTTTTGTTCCATTCAGTTAAATTAGTTGACCAATACAGCTCTAAATTAAGCGTGTCAAAATCCATTACGGAAATATCGCCTTGTTTATACACTGATGCAAAACCCAAATAGATATCATTATATTCAAATACCGTCATTGAATAGATTTGTTCATCAAAGCCTTGACCACGTAACACCTCTTCTAAAGGTGACCAATGAATAAAGTCATCACTCCGTGAAATAGCTTGTACACGGAAATTACTCGCCCATAGACGGGTACTAAGAATATATTGATTCGTTCGACTATCCTTAAAGACTGAATTATGGCAATCAGCACCTAGAACAGGGCTATTTTCTTGCCATTCGGTCAATGTCGAAAAATGAATACCATCAGGTGAAAATGCGACAGCCATTTTTTTATTTTTTTCTTTACGAGTAATCAGTTTAAATCGTTTATTAGGATCTGGTTCGTTAGGTTCATATAGCACTCCAGTCCCTGCAACATCACGCATAATCAAATTATTTTTCTTACTTCCTTCAAACTCCACTAAATTTAAATTCGGTTTTTCCCAATGAACACCATCCGTTGAGCGAGCATAAGCAAGACCAACTTGGCGATCTTTGGTGGAATAGCTAACCTCAGATCGCTTTTCTCTTGGTATTGAAGTGGAAGATGGATCAATAACAAAGAGTGTATAGTAACAATGGTATATACCTTGATTGTCTAAGATCACATTAGGATAACCGTTATCTATTCTTGGTTCCCAAGGCTTTGGTGGATTCTCGTATAGACCTTCAATAAACAATGGATTGTGTTCATCTTTCTTCACCTCCCCCATTTTCAACCGCATATTATTCATTTTTAAACCGTGGTAGATCCCTGTATCAAAGGCAAAATAATGCTTTAATTGACGTTTCAGAGGACGAGGTTCAAGGGTTACAGACCTTACTTTAAAACTAGTAGCATTAACAATTTGTGGAGCAACTGCGAAAGAAGCAGCTCCAGCTAATCTCAAAAGAAGTGAACGACGAGAAAGAGTGAACATGGTGAACTCCAATTACGATTAACGAAATGGTAATATAGTGAATTTAGATGGGAGTAAGCAATGTGGAAAACAGAGAAGCGTGAAGAACTTCACAAAATTATAGAATGAACTAAGCATCCTGATCTTTTATCAACAGAAAATTGCAAAATAATAGACGGAAGTAACCGCTTGTAAAATAGAGAGCCTTACTCTTTTAGATCAAAAAGAATAAAAAAACGCTTTAACTTTAGGGATAAAGCGTTTTTATTTAATTATCGACGACTTGATAATTGCGACTTAGTCAGTTCGTAAACACGCAATTTCGCAATTTCGCGAGCCAATTTTGCGGTGAGATCTGCATCGTTGGTGTTGCTAAGAGTTTCTTCGGCTTTGCGTTTTGCCGCTAAAATGCGTTGTTCATCCAACTCTTCACCACGAATTGCGGTGTCTGCGAGTACGGTTACGACTGTTGGTTGCACTTCAAGGAAGCCACCTGATACATAGATGAATTCTTCTTTGCCATCAGCAAGGGTGAATTTCACCATACCTGGTTTAATTGCCGTTAATAATGGGGTGTGTCCCGCATAGACACCAAGCTCCCCATCAACCCCTGAAACACGCACACTCGTTACGTCGCCGCAGAAAATTTTACGCTCTGCACTCACCACGGTGAGTTCAAATTGAGATGCCATGTTGTTCTCCTTTTTTAAATGTTAGGGAACAATTACATCTTGTTCGCACGTTCAACCACCTCGTCAATTGAACCCGCCATATAGAACGCTTGTTCTGGGATGTGGTCGTATTCGCCTGCTAAGATGCCTTTGAAACCACGAATGGTTTCTTTTAATGGGACGAATTTACCTGGCACGCCGTTGAACACTTCGGCAACGTGGAATGGTTGCGATAAGAAACGTTCAATCTTACGAGCACGAGCAACAACAAGTTTGTCGTCTTCAGACAATTCGTCCATACCAAGAATGGCGATGATGTCTTTTAACTCTTTATAACGTTGAAGTGTGCCCTGTACGCCACGAGCCACATCGTAATGTTCTTGACCAACAACAAGTGGGTCTAGCTGACGTGAAGTCGAATCAAGTGGGTCAACCGCTGGGTAGATACCAAGTGATGCGATTTGACGGCTCAATACCA
The nucleotide sequence above comes from Pasteurellaceae bacterium Orientalotternb1. Encoded proteins:
- a CDS encoding F0F1 ATP synthase subunit epsilon; translated protein: MASQFELTVVSAERKIFCGDVTSVRVSGVDGELGVYAGHTPLLTAIKPGMVKFTLADGKEEFIYVSGGFLEVQPTVVTVLADTAIRGEELDEQRILAAKRKAEETLSNTNDADLTAKLAREIAKLRVYELTKSQLSSRR
- a CDS encoding transcriptional repressor PurR, whose product is MATMKDIARIAQVSLSTVSHVVNGSRFVSPEITEKVQKVIKELDYKPSLVARSLKMKETNTLGMLVTASSNPFFAEVVRHVERYCERHHYHLIVVNTDGNSQSLKKHLDRLLAKQVDGLLLMCAEPQDVEPEILANLQLPMVVIDWWQQPLNADIIHENSELGGYLATKALIDAGYTDIAVITGESSKPLTVNRLKGYKRSLSEKNLQIRPEWIIESHFHYDGGVEATRKLLAQPNRPQAIFAMSDSIAIGAYQAIWQAGLCIPQDIAIIGYDNIELAQFLAPPLSTIHQPKARLAKNAVEQLLARIREPNKPIETIQLEPELVKRSSF